From Cyprinus carpio isolate SPL01 chromosome A18, ASM1834038v1, whole genome shotgun sequence:
ACTACTGGGAAACTTTTAAGAGCCTAAAACaagacttaaagggacagtgcacccaaaaatgaaaactgtcatcatttactcaccctcaagttgttccaaaccaatgagtttctttcttctgttgagcacaaaagaggatattctgaataatgttggtaaccaaacagctgacggtagccattgacttccatagtaattttTTCCATACtctagaagtcaatggctaccgtcaaatacttagttaccaacattctctaaaatatcttcttttgtgttcagcagaagaaagaaactcttaaaGGTTCGTAacatcttgagggtgagtaaatggtgacagaatttttatttttgggtgaactatttcttatTAGCTTTGTTTATTGTCTAGGTTTTGGGTTTTTTGAGTATTGTGAATTCTGGCAGAAAATGTTATTCATACATCAAtacttcaaaattcataaaggttgtgtttaatttgtgaagattatcatgatgaatgAAGCATATAAGAATCATAAACGTTTCTTGGTCACTATTTAATGCAATAGCTCAAAAGCCACTGGAAAAATCCTATCGGGTTTTAGTCGAGGGAACCAGTGTGATGCTAATTTCTAGGCTgacctacaaaaatacataagcactgcagcactctatttggctgatgcatttataataaagtgtgtgtgtgtgtcagtaccTTGACGTTATTCATAACAGCGTCTCTTTGCACTGAtcttgttttctgtctctcttcctcGTACCGCAGTGCCGCCAGATGAGCTTCTCTTCTCACTCTCTCCACACCGCCACCAGAACCAGTGGAccgctgagacacacacacacacacacacacacacacacacacacacacacacacacacacacacacacacacacacacacacacacacacacacacacacacacacacacacacacacacacacacacacacagagtaaatcCACAGGCTTTCGATTTCATTGACTGCATAATGAGTGGTGTATGTACAGGGACTCTCACCTGGTTATGAGTGCATGAAGATGTGACCACTGTATCTGACCCACCActaaagagaagagaaaacaaCAACTTTTAGTGAAAACACAGACCACATTTGACTGCTCTGTGAGACTTAATTCTGTTTGATTTTTAATTCTGTTAAGATTAatgaattgtacatttttatttgtattatatgatttacacacacacacacacatatatatatatatatatatatatatataaatatatatatatatatataaaaatgttattttttttatatgtttagttgCTTTGGtttaaagcgtctgctaaatgcataaatttaacataaactatttatatttatatatatatatatatatatatatatatatatatatatatatatatatatatatatatatatatatatatatatatatatatacacacaacatatatacatatatatatatatatatacatacatatatatatatatatatatatatatatacacatatatatatatatatatatatatatatatatatatatatatatatatatatatatatatatatatatatatatatatatatatatatatatatattatttatatatattatttatatatatatatatatatatatatatatatatatatatatatatatatatatgtatatgcatgtatatttatgtttatgataGTGTGGAGATGTACATTGGGATTGTCAAGTTTAATTAGCTCAGTACCGGTTATATAAGGAGGTTTGGTGTCTCGGATCATCGGTTCTCAAGTCTCTGGATGGGCTGGTCTTCACAGGTGAACCCTAGAAACATAGCACAGCTATCATTAGTCCTGTTATAACACCAAAATCTGACTAGAAGTGATGTGATCAACCATTAAGCAGTAGTGCGCACCTCTCTGGTGATTCGTCTTTCAATGTAGGCCATAAACTGTGAGCTGAGGCTGACAGGCTCCGCCCCTCTACGGCTCCGCCCATCCTCCCCCTCATCATCCCCCGTACAGCTGTCAATGAAGTCTATCTGTTCAATCTCTGCTTCCACTTCAGAAAGACACGAAGAAAAATTACAATTCCTGTATTGAACAGCTTCTCGTGGGTTATCACCGGAGTCTGAACTGTAGTGTTTCATGAGCCTCTCACATGTGCCGTTGGTCACGTGAGACCCCGTCCGGTGATCCTCGCGCTCTCTTTCTCGATCTCGTCTCTGTCTTTGCTCTTTGGTGATTTCCGCCACTCTCAACGGCAAGTCTGACAACTCGTCTGAAGGCTTTAAGAAGGGATAGAACAGAAGAATAGAATTAGCGATAATGGAGAGTAACAGCTGGATAGAGTGGATTCTTGATAAAGTGATGTGAATAGCACTTGCCTCATTTCCCGACCACCTCTTGTCTCCGCTGTCCACACTGTTAAAGCCAGAGTCCAGAGCTCCGTACGGCCGGCCGGAAAACAAATCCTCCGCACTGAGAAACAGACAGACCAGAGAGAACAACATCACATCATCTGAGGTTTCATGAGGaccaaacacattcaaatagtCTGCAAAAAACTCATTTCTAACACCCATATCAATTTTAACAACAGTTTCTgtagaaaatgtgagtggttcgCCTGTGTGAAACCCCCACAATGCCAGGGCGCTGTTATGCAGTTGCTGAAGAGTTTTAAGGTTTTTTTCCCCAAcacgttgctatgtggttgctagggagttgtgGGTGTTTTTTACTGGGCCAAATCAAAACAGCCCACACTCAAGTCTATTGGATTTGTTTGGGTCCTTCTCTCAATGTAAGTCTGCGGTATAttctcagtttatttattattattttagattttactttattttattttagtttatatgaaGACTTTTTGAttttctggtctctagatatgactTGGGTACCTACTTCAAAGCAAATCTATGGTATTttctcacttattttattttattataatttatttttttttaaattttattaaaatgttattgtatttaatattttatattttgttttactttaccTCAACTCTTTTTTCTGGTCTCTTGATATGTCTTGGGTCCCTCCTCCAATTCAAGTCTGTTGCATTTTCTCacccatttaatttaattgcaattttattttataagtttgaatttaattaacattttactgtatttatattctatattttattttactttatcttaAATCGTTTTGGTATTCAAGTCTATTAATATGGCTTGGGTTCCTtcttcaatttaatttaataattttattttattaaaattttaatgttttgttttatattttattttattcgcCAGCACAAAAAATACCCTGCATATTCAGAAAAGTAAAAGCAATCTCTCCTCAACAAGATTTCGTACTGTAATTTGTACACACTGCTCGTCTACAAGTTCTATATATAATCTGTCAAATCTTGAGAAGTTTGATCTCTACATCATCTCATCTGCATCTCCCGTCTTCATACCTTCATTCCAATCAATCCAAGCTTTCATTCCGCCTGCGTTTTTTTCCTTTCCCTCCCTTCTTATCTGCAGAATCGCCCTGCTCTGCGTGTCCTCTGAGAGACACGACCGATAAACACATTATGCTCAGAAAAGTGAGTTCTTACTAGGATCCGTAGGGCAGTGGTCTTCTGTCGTAGTCTGGAAGCTCTGATGCTGCTGCTTTACACGCTTCCATGttgagatatttaaatatatggatCTTTCCCTTTATACAGATCTGGAAGAAGATGCAGAAACACGTCAATGAAGATGGTCCTCAGGATGTGTAACCTCACAGAGATGCTCCTAACTTTTACAAAAATCTTTTTACTTTCATAAAATGACCTATTTCTTCACTGCAGATCAAAACAGGAACGTGTGCTACCTGTGCAGGTGGGCTCTGGAGAGGATTGTTGTCTAGAATGATGCTCTGGAGGTGTCTGAGATTGCGGTAGCATACTGGGATTGTCGTTACCTTGTTACAGGAAAAATCGAGCCGGACCAACGGCAGCTCGGCAAGCTCTGAAAACCGAGCAACATAGAAATGACACGAGCACATCTACAAGAAAACGTCACTCATTTCATAcaggtgcaggtgtgtgtggtTCTGACCAGGAGGCAGACGAACGAGGTGGTTTCTGCGGATGTTGAGGTCATGCAGCGCTTCCAGCTGACCGATCTGTGGAGGAAGCGTCTGGATCTCATTACAGCTGACATCCTTgaagacagagaagagagagagaattgatgTGTAAAGTGCACTAGTGagagagaaaacataaaaaactagtGAGACTAGCGCCGGTCCACACACCAGTTCAGTGAGCTGCCTGAGTTTGCCCAGATCCTCCGGCAGCGACAGCAGCTTGTTATTGCAGGCGATCAAAACTTTGAGCGGCAGTCGGCACAGATGAGCGGGGAGACTGGACAACTGGTTCCGACTGCCGAGAGAAAATGACAACCAAGGGAATAAGAAACCGCAGGGATTTAAGAAATGTGAGGGGTACTTTCACTTGAATGATTAATAATAAAGGTGGTTGCAAAGGGCAATGCGGTTACTAAAGAGTTCTTAATGGTTCTTTTTAACTAGCACTATTCTAGctctctctattctaattctattcttaaaaaaaaaaaaaaaaaaaaacttgtcccttttagacttgcactctattcactTACTGCTCGTTTTCTTTCcataaaaaaacactagcttttctaatctttttgtattctaatctatttgttttctttttatttattttacaattaacaaaagtaaaaaaggCCTCTTTatactagcttgctctatttttttctattctgttttctttttttttttattatatataaaaaaaaaaaccttgctccgtgtactgcgttaagttaactgagacttattatagtacttgtatatcattgctcttttgttgattttgattgcttccattgtcctatTTTGTAAGTTgcttcggataaaagcatctgctaaatgactaaatgtaaatgtaatgtaaactaaaactaataaaaaataattgaaatgcaaaactataaatattagatgaaaatatattttattttatttgttttttatattttttatattttttattttatatttaacagttttgattttattttgaatattttttagaGATTTTGCTACAATCTGTTTATGTTGCTAAAAGTGTggttattgttaaatataaaactatttaaaaaattgctaaaattagaaaaaataaaatctaagaaaatctaaataatcaGAAGGAAAACTTAAATGCAAAAACTTTattagaaataagaaatgttgctttgtaaactaactgaaattaaagtattaaaattactaaaagctAAATAGagagattaaaacaaaaactaataaaaataaatcacaaaaaacttggaaattggaattttaaaaataacagctcaaaatatttattaatactagaataataataaataatactaaaatgcaataaaataacactaagTGGCTTCTTACTTGACTAAGCCCATCTCAATTAGATTCTCTTCTCTAGATATAGTCTTCAATGTAAGGCTGTgcgatatgttttattttttttgctcgtTTTATCATCTTCCCGGCAAATTTCGTGAGTCGGATCACTTACAGTAATAACACATCTCATGCATGTCTAAAAAGCCAAACGTTATGAGGTGTCATTACGTCTGAAACCTTAAGCATTAGCAACAGCACTAGTGATGCTTGCTTTGATAAACACCACTAATTAACATTTGTCGCAAAGCAACTGAGAGTAAAATATGGTTTTGGTGAGTTACTCACTCAACTACAATGAGTTACTCGTCAGTCGGTTGTAATCTTTTTTGGAAATGCATAATAATAGATGCTTTAAATCTCAAAATCAAATCATGAATTATAAGAACAAATGGATTCTGAAttgaattttatgtgtttttaaccaAAACAAATCCAATCAATGTTTTTCATATCTCCAGAACTCCGTGTTAAAACACTGCTGCTGTTTAGCTGTGGTAACAATTAAAATGGTTCAATACCACAGTTTTACATAACGTATTTGCATGCTGTGTTATGAATGCTGTGTCTGTGTATATGACCTGATGTTTAGGTAGGTGAGGGACTGTAGGTTGATCAGACTCTCGGGTAGAGAACGCAGGCAGTTCTGGTACAAGTTCAGATTCTCCAgtgacacaaacatgcacacctCCACCGGCAGCTCCGTCAACCTGTTTCGTGATAGATCTGAGAGGACAgataacagagagaaagagacaatgAGAAACGCATGTCTGGCATCCAGGACTGCTGCACACCTGTCTTTGGTTTTGCTCGTGTAAAAGCGTGTTTGGTGAGCTCTTGGCTGGAAACACAGTCTCGGAAAACCCTCTAGAAACCTCAAGGAAATGATACAAATATAACAGCATCAGccaaaatgtatatgtatatgtatatatatattaacgctCATCaaactggccaatcacagcatcTGTGACCTCAAGTATATCAATTTTACATAAGCATAGGTCCACCTTTTTGTGTAATACTTCATAcaacacataaatttaaaaaagttgctGATCATCATGAACTCATCTGCTACAGATGGTAAAATGTGAATCTGATTCACGtctgaatgggattttttttttttaaattctattgcATGCTTATTATCCAGGTTTGTCCAATCATCTACTGACAGCCGGCAAGAACAAGTGACTGATCCCTTTTGAGGGTTCACACAGCACTGTGTATGCACAAGTCAAGTGTACTAGTCTTATGTACATGGTTGTGGTTGCATTATGATCTATGATTGCTTTCAAAACAGTCAATGAAATATATATGCATGATTATAgtcacattttaatttgaaacacAAAATGCATGCTTAAATGACAGTGTAGAAATTCAAGTAACACTCGCTGTATttgcgtgcacacacactcaaactctttaaattttaatttgaaatagaaaatgcaTGCCCAAATTATACAAAAGACATCAATTTATAGAGCCTTATGATTACTGCAATGCATAAAacgtggaatccagtcataaaaattgaATTTACTGTATTACATAGAGTGTTATGGAATTTGACAAATTTTGGATGAATGAATCAAAATTACAAAGTGTGAATGAATGGCGCAAATGAGCACATACAAGCACTTGTGACAGAGTTTTCACTACTACTTACCActgataaaattattaaaactttatttttttaaggaataatcgcACAATTTAATCTactaagttttaattttaatagtaaacctCAGAGTttggttaattttcatttgattaaagggttaattaaattaatgttttatgccttcatttgataaccagaaaaattaaaatacacaacacagaagaagaaaaaatcccATTTCATAGGAccatattactgtattaaaaaaatataataataaaaaatataattaaaaatataaattaaaaaaatatataattaatttaaaaaataaaaagtaataattaagttgcatttacacattcaattaattagacctgcttaaacagaatttggtaaaaatgaAACGGaatttgagagaaaaagaaagctgCGTCTGAAATCTAAATTAGATCTAGTAACAGCACTATTGGTGCATATACACAGTGTTCGGCTGCTGCCTTTTTGACACATTTCTCACTCGTTCCAAACCACAACTTTCAATCCCACAATACTCCAAATTAAACCATTTAACCATTTAGTACGTGCAGGGGTAAATAAAGTCCCTCATGCATCAACATTTAGGATCTTTTTCCGAACTAATCCAGAAATCTTGCTTTGATTTCAGCAAAAATTCAAGTGACTCTTCATTTATTAGCATACACAAACATACTCAGACTTAAACCCAGAGGAcaaaccctcacacacacacttttgagcAGGACCCCATGACCACCAAAAATAGCTGCCGTACTAGGAGCGAGATAAGCGTCCATTTTTCTGTTCTGGCTAACATGAAAGAGGCCAGTATATTCTCACTGCTGCTCTAACACTCTTTTCTACATCAGACCAGATTCTGGCTCTAATGCAGTATGCACCATACTAGTAACTCTGTTTTCACTTACGTTAGGAACTAGAGCGGGGCGAAAGACGGTAAATATTTACAAtgtactaattaatattattaagacAATACATAACTATATCACTATGATTCTACAGCACTTTTAT
This genomic window contains:
- the lrch3 gene encoding DISP complex protein LRCH3 isoform X6, whose translation is MAASVLLSAESAVPSFTVGHPPGAAGTTHHGLSSAPGPASWNRSLDRALDEAAATGALNLSGRKLKEFPRSAAGHDLTDTTRADLSRNRLTELPVEVCMFVSLENLNLYQNCLRSLPESLINLQSLTYLNISRNQLSSLPAHLCRLPLKVLIACNNKLLSLPEDLGKLRQLTELDVSCNEIQTLPPQIGQLEALHDLNIRRNHLVRLPPELAELPLVRLDFSCNKVTTIPVCYRNLRHLQSIILDNNPLQSPPAQICIKGKIHIFKYLNMEACKAAASELPDYDRRPLPYGSYAEDLFSGRPYGALDSGFNSVDSGDKRWSGNEASAIHITLSRIHSIQLLLSIIANSILLFYPFLKPSDELSDLPLRVAEITKEQRQRRDREREREDHRTGSHVTNGTLEAEIEQIDFIDSCTGDDEGEDGRSRRGAEPVSLSSQFMAYIERRITREGSPVKTSPSRDLRTDDPRHQTSLYNRGGSDTVVTSSCTHNQRSTGSGGGVERVRREAHLAALRYEEERQKTRSVQRDAVMNNVKHKSSQSPTKLSPTDSENLYPSRRSTHTDDSALFMQGEDYASLSPSALQSPPSPSRGPNQRPESYLFRLSQREEKKKGESSTEKEEPVEATPTNSPAPTGEEAVLIEQLRRNIECRLKVSLPSDLGAALTDGVVLCHLANHVRPRSIPSIHVPSPAVPKLTMAKCRRNVENFLEACRRIGVPQDSLCSAGDVLKGEVVCVFRLVEALLSLAPPPLHSAPSSQLAGFALFYLSIMSLLCALYCHLVPTL